One Setaria italica strain Yugu1 chromosome II, Setaria_italica_v2.0, whole genome shotgun sequence DNA segment encodes these proteins:
- the LOC105913699 gene encoding formin-like protein 7, whose translation MGVQPVHLNGATVKLERAEDTDDCFIREPAWLAHVAIWNLPEEHWSFKQVCDILRCVGTMVEVDPFCIPGFDRSCMRVVVELQHPSLPSRIGVHAPSGRGVVLRLGALAFWPRENQFDEAGAWIPYFGPAPPPPPGPAQNHNANGQAQQQPDRIAPAHQPAAAAQHPPQPHPAPLHPGAFFGASILCFGFINPYPLPPLPTFPLLIEIPAEPREKTGRYKAESVLLLTWHPTDPPNSPPPANSPVTATSEPTPPTPPRTTPAVAQPAINRAPQRTRHSARLAAKGKGEFVDATSKAAQLKTLRDSLTFCSSAVKRHVTKRKPLTKKEETYGRFRLDQAS comes from the coding sequence ATGGGAGTGCAACCTGTGCATCTCAATGGCGCAACGGTCAAGCTCGAGCGTGCTGAAGACACTGACGATTGCTTCATACGCGAGCCAGCCTGGCTTGCGCATGTGGCGATTTGGAACCTCCCGGAGGAGCACTGGTCCTTCAAGCAGGTGTGTGACATTCTTCGCTGCGTCGGGACGATGGTGGAGGTCGACCCCTTCTGCATCCCTGGCTTCGACCGCTCCTGCATGAGAGTGGTGGTCGAGCTGCAGCACCCCAGCCTGCCCAGCCGCATCGGCGTTCACGCCCCCAGTGGGCGCGGCGTCGTTCTGCGCTTGGGTGCCTTGGCGTTCTGGCCACGTGAGAATCAGTTCGACGAAGCCGGTGCATGGATCCCCTACTTTggcccagcaccgccgccgcctcctgggcCGGCCCAGAACCACAACGCCAATGGCCAAGCCCAGCAGCAACCCGATCGCATTGCGCCAGCCCACCAGCCTGCTGCAGCCGCGCAACACCCGCCGCAACCGCACCCAGCTCCGCTCCACCCGGGTGCTTTCTTCGGCGCCTCGATCTTGTGCTTTGGTTTCATCAACCCCTACCCTCTGCCACCCCTGCCTACTTTTCCTCTACTGATTGAGATCCCAGCCGAGCCGCGTGAGAAAACCGGGCGCTACAAGGCTGAGTCGGTCCTCCTCCTCACTTGGCATCCAACCGACCCCCCAAACTCGCCGCCCCCAGCAAACTCGCCTGTGACGGCCACATCTGAACCTACACCTCCAACTCCGCCGCGCACAACACCTGCTGTGGCCCAGCCAGCCATCAATCGAGCACCACAGCGCACACGCCATAGCGCCCGTCTGGCAGCCAAAGGAAAAGGGGAGTTCGTAGATGCCACTTCCAAGGCTGCCCAGCTGAAAACCCTCCGAGACAGCCTCACCTTCTGTTCCTCGGCTGTGAAGAGGCATGTCACCAAGAGGAAGCCGCtgacaaaaaaagaagaaacctATGGCAGATTCAGACTTGATCAAGCTAGCTGA
- the LOC101781024 gene encoding cytochrome P450 76C2 encodes MASFILEGLAWLVVGLFSLYIFQLIRDSRRRLPPGPWPPKPIIGDLLDLGEPGQLHRTFQKLSERYGDLMCLRFGWVPHVIVSSPEALRAVFHAGENGKKVDTIAGILSLDVLTAWGHDAHTIFALPSLDDKWRAVRKFAAAEMLAPRRIAGAGAMMQARIVESLYRDLSDHAARGAPVAIRNAVMDRILSLLLGLLYSIDLEPKERAMFRDTIEEIVEILGTDNVSDIFPAIAPLDLEGLRRRTKTLIGIVYRPFDEQVVLRRRSREAGEPRKDDVLDTVLDKESEWEKEGSLLSPEVIRVLLTDIYAAGGSTTSALMEWGMVDLIQNPEAMRKAKEELKRVLGDKPFIEEPDVAKLPYLQAVIKEMLRLRGAVPLMPRKAEADIEVNGYRIPKNTNVFVNSWAINRNAQAWPNDPHKFIPERFLVDGETRSHVGQDFDMIPFGLGRRICPGMPLAMKMIPLILGTLLHRFDWELPAEVKESGIDMKEKCGVVVTLVTPLKVIPREI; translated from the exons ATGGCTTCCTTCATCCTTGAAGGCCTAGCATGGCTTGTCGTCGGCCTCTTCTCCCTGTACATCTTCCAGCTGATCCGCGACTCTCGCCGGCGTCTCCCCCCTGGCCCCTGGCCGCCGAAGCCGATCATCGGCGACCTCCTCGACCTCGGGGAGCCCGGGCAGCTGCACCGCACCTTCCAGAAACTCTCCGAACGCTACGGTGACCTGATGTGCCTCCGCTTCGGCTGGGTGCCCCACGTGATCGTCTCCTCGCCGGAGGCGCTCCGCGCGGTCTTCCACGCCGGGGAAAACGGCAAGAAGGTGGACACCATCGCCGGCATCCTGAGCCTGGACGTGCTCACCGCCTGGGGCCACGACGCCCACACCATCTTCGCGCTCCCGAGCCTGGACGACAAGTGGCGCGCCGTCCGCAAGTTCGCCGCCGCGGAGATGCTCGCGCCCAGGCggatcgccggcgccggcgcgatgATGCAGGCCAGGATCGTGGAGTCGCTGTACCGGGACCTGTCGGACCACGCGGCACGCGGCGCCCCCGTCGCGATCAGGAACGCGGTGATGGACCGCATCCTGAGCCTGCTGCTGGGCCTGCTCTACTCCATCGACCTGGAGCCCAAGGAGAGGGCCATGTTCAGGGACACcatcgaggagatcgtcgagatACTCGGGACCGACAACGTCTCCGACATATTCCCGGCGATCGCCCCCCTCGACCTCGAGGGCCTTCGCCGCAGGACCAAGACCCTGATAGGCATCGTGTACCGCCCCTTCGACGAGCAGGTCGTTCTGCGGCGGCGCAGCCGGGAAGCCGGGGAGCCACGCAAGGACGACGTGCTGGACACCGTCCTCGACAAGGAGAGCGAGTGGGAGAAGGAGGGGTCTCTGCTCAGCCCGGAGGTTATCAGAGTACTCCTCACG GATATATACGCCGCCGGAGGAAGCACGACCTCTGCTCTCATGGAGTGGGGAATGGTGGATCTCATTCAGAACCCAGAGGCAATGCGCAAGGCCAAGGAGGAGCTCAAAAGGGTTCTTGGCGACAAGCCGTTCATCGAAGAGCCCGACGTCGCCAAGCTCCCATACCTCCAAGCCGTCATCAAGGAGATGCTTCGTCTTCGAGGGGCGGTGCCATTGATGCCTCGCAAGGCAGAGGCCGACATCGAGGTCAACGGCTACAGGATCCCTAAGAACACCAACGTGTTCGTCAACTCGTGGGCCATCAACCGCAACGCCCAGGCATGGCCCAACGACCCGCACAAGTTCATCCCGGAGAGGTTCCTTGTCGACGGCGAGACCAGGAGCCACGTGGGCCAGGATTTCGACATGATCCCGTTCGGCCTCGGCCGCCGCATCTGCCCCGGGATGCCGCTCGCGATGAAGATGATACCCCTCATCCTCGGCACGCTGCTCCATCGCTTCGACTGGGAGCTCCCGGCCGAGGTCAAGGAGAGCGGGATCGACATGAAAGAGAAGTGTGGGGTCGTCGTGACTCTAGTCACACCCCTCAAGGTCATTCCCAGGGAAATATGA